The Clostridium septicum genome contains a region encoding:
- a CDS encoding ABC transporter ATP-binding protein: MIELKNISKIYGEKESITKALDNINLKIHNGDFISIMGPSGCGKSTLLNILGCLDTQSKGEYIFKNNNISDKTEKQLAFIRNREFSFIFQNFSLIKELNVIQNIILPLEFSGKRKVDYKKINEYMDDLGILELKERKIYTLSGGQQQRVAIARALVQESNVILADEPTGALDQSNSIVITQILKMLNEKYNKTIILVTHDKNVASCANKIIEMRDGKILAS; encoded by the coding sequence ATGATTGAATTAAAAAATATATCTAAAATTTATGGAGAAAAAGAGTCTATTACAAAGGCACTAGATAATATTAATTTGAAAATACATAATGGAGATTTTATTAGCATAATGGGACCTTCAGGGTGCGGGAAAAGTACTTTACTAAATATATTAGGATGTCTTGATACCCAAAGTAAAGGTGAGTATATCTTTAAAAATAATAATATTAGTGATAAAACAGAAAAACAATTAGCATTTATAAGAAATAGAGAATTTTCTTTTATATTTCAAAACTTTTCTTTAATAAAAGAACTAAATGTAATTCAAAATATTATATTACCATTAGAGTTTAGTGGAAAAAGAAAAGTTGATTACAAAAAAATAAATGAATATATGGATGATTTGGGAATATTAGAATTGAAAGAACGTAAAATATACACACTATCAGGAGGTCAGCAACAAAGAGTTGCTATTGCAAGAGCATTAGTGCAAGAATCTAATGTTATATTAGCAGATGAACCAACAGGTGCGTTAGATCAATCAAATAGTATAGTAATTACACAAATACTAAAGATGTTAAATGAAAAATATAATAAAACAATAATTCTAGTTACTCATGATAAAAATGTAGCTAGTTGTGCAAATAAGATAATTGAGATGAGAGATGGGAAAATTTTGGCATCTTAA
- a CDS encoding FtsX-like permease family protein has protein sequence MKRNAMVFDRQTFDFPIVLGFTVSLISLFIALSLFKTNFDFFNDTNIYWNKKVSLNIKMKHKINSNSFYDKLNEGKIYYLNQDEIYKRDIKNINYIKGIHDTDLSEIIPLYSGEYLNEEEINSEEKIVVIGKYLEKDTYKKNEKTYIDIHNEKYEVKGLIGRKSDSKYSIYIFMPSRTYNKAFNGEESDSYIIEVDKETNKEIIDKINNIFKDEISDINIDYKKLNKPIVKAFRLQKNILTDLSVAIIFSIVCSITFVLLWFMKISKNISIRKALGANGNDIFIFVFKNLIQMLTISIIIASVLSYGLLNIVMKYITTLEISINIYVIFQSILILILILIIILMSVILLKKFSKMKISNLLRS, from the coding sequence ATGAAGAGAAATGCAATGGTTTTTGATAGACAAACATTTGATTTTCCAATAGTATTGGGATTTACTGTTTCATTAATTTCATTATTTATTGCACTATCATTATTTAAAACTAATTTTGATTTTTTTAATGATACAAATATATATTGGAATAAAAAAGTAAGTTTAAATATAAAAATGAAGCATAAAATTAATAGTAATAGTTTCTACGATAAACTAAATGAAGGTAAAATATATTATTTAAATCAAGATGAAATATATAAAAGAGATATAAAAAATATTAATTATATAAAAGGAATACATGATACTGATTTAAGTGAAATAATACCATTATATTCAGGTGAATATTTAAATGAAGAAGAAATAAATTCTGAAGAAAAGATTGTGGTTATAGGTAAATACCTAGAAAAGGACACTTATAAAAAGAATGAGAAAACTTATATAGATATACATAATGAGAAATATGAAGTTAAAGGACTAATTGGAAGAAAAAGTGACAGTAAATATTCTATATATATATTTATGCCTAGTAGAACTTATAATAAGGCATTTAATGGTGAAGAATCTGATAGTTATATTATAGAAGTGGACAAAGAAACTAATAAGGAAATTATAGATAAAATTAATAATATTTTTAAAGATGAAATAAGTGATATAAATATTGATTATAAAAAATTAAATAAGCCTATTGTAAAAGCTTTTAGATTACAAAAAAATATACTAACTGACTTAAGTGTAGCTATAATTTTTTCAATAGTTTGTAGTATTACTTTTGTTTTATTATGGTTTATGAAAATTAGCAAAAATATTTCAATAAGAAAAGCATTAGGAGCTAATGGAAATGATATATTTATATTTGTATTTAAAAATTTAATACAAATGCTTACTATTTCTATAATTATTGCTTCGGTATTATCATATGGATTATTAAATATAGTAATGAAATATATAACTACATTAGAAATAAGTATAAATATATATGTGATTTTTCAATCAATATTAATATTAATATTAATATTAATTATTATTTTAATGAGTGTAATATTGTTGAAAAAGTTTTCTAAAATGAAAATAAGTAATTTATTAAGGAGTTAA
- a CDS encoding ABC transporter permease has translation MKNRFSVIKMKPIELLLISIICSCTVYFIFSTIAQINFKKDILKTYEKNYPLDKGIFTSFSEIADNEKLIIKEDLDFKLERNIYSFFNNQKDIIDKIYFNNLKIYPIDIVNIKKPKIKDLKSNGDVEILKVFSINKDYYIDYIKDYIDGEGFENVDFEKGSINIPVLLGSDFKGIYKIGDIIENEKIKKSFKVKGFIEKDKFIFSMTGKPAYGIEGLNSSIVCAYNQEGLERAIKMNLSMKKDEDISNKDTVLIYDLSKIIPSIILKVRPEQELDQAIDELNKRLLNNGLSVELLSMKSDIDTFLERFNYEISFNTLILFIFGILSVLVVSTIINYTIQKFKYNIGILYSIGATTKDILNIFFRRILQISIIALILGGILYVVIRKSVYLFFVNEIKIEYIVYGSLVYMIIIGISFIVPIVKIKKYRPIDLLKDGRE, from the coding sequence ATGAAAAATAGATTTAGTGTAATAAAGATGAAACCTATAGAACTCCTATTAATATCCATAATATGTAGTTGTACTGTATATTTTATATTTTCAACTATAGCACAAATAAACTTTAAAAAGGATATATTAAAGACTTATGAAAAAAATTATCCACTTGATAAAGGAATATTTACAAGTTTTAGTGAAATAGCAGATAATGAAAAACTTATTATTAAGGAAGATTTAGATTTTAAGTTAGAAAGAAATATATATAGTTTTTTTAATAATCAAAAGGATATAATAGATAAAATATATTTTAATAATTTAAAAATATATCCAATAGATATTGTGAATATAAAAAAACCAAAAATAAAGGATTTAAAGTCAAATGGAGATGTTGAAATTTTAAAAGTTTTTTCTATTAATAAGGATTATTATATTGATTATATAAAAGACTATATAGATGGAGAAGGGTTTGAAAATGTAGATTTTGAAAAAGGTAGTATAAATATTCCTGTATTACTAGGAAGTGATTTTAAGGGGATCTATAAAATAGGGGATATAATTGAAAATGAGAAAATTAAGAAAAGTTTTAAAGTTAAGGGCTTTATCGAAAAAGATAAATTTATATTTTCTATGACAGGTAAACCTGCATATGGAATAGAGGGATTAAATAGTTCAATAGTATGTGCATATAATCAAGAAGGATTAGAAAGAGCTATTAAAATGAACTTATCAATGAAAAAAGATGAGGATATTAGTAATAAGGATACTGTATTAATTTATGATCTATCTAAAATAATACCAAGTATAATTTTAAAGGTAAGGCCAGAACAGGAATTAGACCAAGCCATAGATGAATTGAATAAAAGACTTTTAAATAATGGTTTATCTGTAGAATTATTGTCTATGAAAAGTGATATAGATACATTTTTAGAAAGATTCAATTATGAAATTTCATTTAATACTCTGATATTATTTATTTTTGGAATCCTTTCAGTGCTTGTAGTTTCAACAATAATTAATTATACAATTCAAAAGTTTAAATATAATATAGGAATATTATATTCAATAGGGGCCACAACTAAGGATATATTAAATATATTTTTCAGAAGAATACTACAAATTTCTATTATTGCATTAATATTAGGTGGAATATTGTATGTAGTAATAAGAAAATCTGTATATTTATTCTTTGTAAATGAAATAAAGATTGAATATATAGTATATGGATCATTAGTATATATGATTATAATAGGTATTTCCTTTATAGTTCCAATTGTAAAAATTAAAAAATATAGACCTATTGATTTATTAAAGGATGGTAGAGAATGA